One stretch of Erythrolamprus reginae isolate rEryReg1 chromosome 7, rEryReg1.hap1, whole genome shotgun sequence DNA includes these proteins:
- the GPRIN3 gene encoding G protein-regulated inducer of neurite outgrowth 3, with protein sequence MGTVQDPLRSTKLSLVTAEESPKRLCKQASRESNGNGFPFAAKEKPSGGCVLEVNSGREASVPKRDRNCEYDTKHPNTLSPGSFNSTNESSMAESVSYAKQEGSRAKVQTPAPEDHVSPRGEVTQEANENIPSGSGQQCNVIDKATMLPGRDRDVVESKPKDCSILPSPPSYSDTQQAAPAGKDDVCEVVLSENSQVLVSSDETGVNLKAPESEDTKNEAFCPKTASEGDLGSPPETSCSANEEPTVKVVPSLSKFRDTGTMTVQTENRSVEAEMISRTHQDAEVQAVASVKSTSASTSPSILTAFLRENVSANAKQDQDELHVIYMGARGKEQSEIIGDLAATVQTPPSVGITHQGPVQVPPTTERPLGSPNVRVQENRPSNMRGPVCAAVSDKAGRVCSLAPGNSQETLAKRTEGQMTDVAKIFDAPQQLSDNMVLQKTRPVYQIIVSSSNPPMSKQDPANFETKLPPCSSTPAINGNSDPSSFQKTPPQLCPRTSEQAEAIDTERTEQAEAIDTERTEQAKAIDTERTHREKQLQIKTLDHLETALPSFPIAVTPKREGKVHLISEEQKINRTRSLIGSQTTIVPSIAESKQDMDREDTKAGTSLSQNPISKLSRSLASAVGLQNDKIQKGPVLGVPSAPASSSPRPRFGEKKKGSKAFAPEAKVPLKQSKHVREVVWDEQGMTWEVYGASLDPESLGIAIQNHLQRQIREHEKLIMAQSPQARKSISSDTSSNKKLKGRQHNVFHSMLQNFRRPNCCVRPAASSVLD encoded by the coding sequence ATGGGGACCGTACAAGATCCACTGAGATCTACTAAGCTTTCGCTGGTCACCGCTGAGGAATCTCCTAAACGCCTATGCAAGCAAGCGAGCAGAGAAAGCAACGGTAATGGGTTTCCTTTTGCTGCCAAGGAGAAGCCCTCCGGGGGATGCGTGTTGGAAGTGAACTCTGGCAGAGAAGCCAGCGTTCCCAAGAGGGACCGGAACTGTGAGTATGACACCAAGCATCCAAACACACTTTCTCCTGGGTCCTTCAACTCTACCAACGAAAGCAGCATGGCAGAATCAGTAAGCTACGCTAAGCAGGAGGGCTCCAGAGCCAAGGTCCAAACCCCAGCACCTGAAGACCACGTTTCACCACGTGGTGAAGTTACCCAAGAGGCAAACGAAAACATTCCCAGTGGCAGTGGACAACAGTGTAACGTGATTGATAAAGCAACCATGCTTCCCGGAAGAGACCGTGACGTTGTGGAGAGCAAACCCAAGGAttgttccattcttccttcccctccttcttatTCCGATACCCAGCAAGCAGCTCCCGCAGGGAAGGACGATGTGTGTGAAGTTGTCCTCTCTGAAAACAGTCAAGTCTTGGTTTCCTCTGATGAGACAGGTGTCAATCTGAAAGCTCCAGAATCAGAGGATACAAAGAACGAAGCTTTCTGTCCCAAGACTGCGTCCGAAGGCGACCTTGGGAGCCCTCCAGAGACATCGTGTAGCGCTAATGAGGAGCCTACGGTGAAAGTGGTACCAAGCCTGTCCAAATTCAGAGACACAGGTACGATGACAGTGCAGACTGAGAACAGATCTGTGGAGGCAGAGATGATAAGCAGGACGCATCAAGACGCCGAGGTTCAGGCTGTGGCTAGTGTGAAAAGCACGTCAGCTTCCACCAGCCCAAGCATCTTGACCGCATTCTTAAGAGAGAACGTGTCTGCTAACGCAAAACAGGACCAAGATGAGTTGCATGTTATTTATATGGGAGCCAGAGGGAAAGAGCAGTCGGAAATAATTGGGGACCTTGCGGCCACTGTCCAAACACCTCCGTCGGTTGGCATCACGCACCAGGGACCTGTTCAGGTGCCACCTACAACCGAAAGGCCTCTGGGAAGTCCTAATGTCAGAGTTCAGGAGAATCGCCCATCAAACATGCGCGGTCCAGTTTGCGCAGCTGTGTCGGATAAGGCAGGAAGGGTGTGTTCCCTGGCACCTGGTAATTCTCAAGAAACTTTGGCGAAGAGGACAGAGGGACAAATGACAGATGTGGCTAAAATTTTCGATGCTCCACAGCAGTTGTCAGACAATATGGTTTTGCAGAAAACAAGACCCGTTTACCAGATCATTGTCAGTTCTAGTAATCCGCCTATGTCTAAGCAAGACCCTGCAAACTTTGAAACCAAACTACCTCCATGTTCTTCAACCCCAGCCATCAACGGTAACTCTGATCCTTCCTCGTTCCAAAAAACCCCTCCCCAGTTGTGTCCCAGAACCTCGGAACAAGCCGAGGCTATAGATACTGAGAGGACGGAACAAGCCGAGGCTATAGATACTGAGAGGACGGAACAAGCCAAGGCTATAGATACTGAGAGGACCCATCGGGAGAAACAGCTGCAGATCAAGACTCTGGATCACCTTGAGACAGCTCTGCCCAGTTTCCCCATTGCTGTGACtccaaagagagaaggaaaggtcCACCTCATATCTGAGGAACAAAAGATCAATAGGACAAGGTCTCTTATTGGGTCCCAAACAACGATTGTCCCATCTATAGCAGAAAGCAAGCAAGATATGGATCGTGAGGACACCAAGGCAGGAACTTCGCTCAGTCAGAACCCAATATCTAAGTTGAGTAGAAGTTTGGCCTCTGCAGTAGGACTCCAGAATGATAAAATCCAGAAAGGTCCCGTGCTGGGAGTACCATCTGCTCCTGCTTCTTCAAGTCCTAGGCCTCGTTTCggtgaaaagaaaaaagggtcCAAGGCTTTTGCTCCCGAGGCGAAAGTCCCTCTGAAGCAATCCAAGCACGTGAGGGAGGTGGTTTGGGACGAGCAGGGTATGACCTGGGAGGTTTACGGAGCGTCTCTGGACCCAGAATCGTTGGGGATTGCCATCCAGAACCACTTGCAGAGGCAGATCAGAGAGCACGAGAAACTGATCATGGCTCAAAGCCCCCAAGCCCGTAAATCGATATCTTCAGATACGTCTTCAAACAAAAAATTGAAAGGGAGGCAACACAACGTTTTCCATTCCATGCTGCAGAATTTTCGACGCCCAAATTGTTGCGTTCGCCCTGCCGCTTCTTCTGTGCTGGACTGA